From Carya illinoinensis cultivar Pawnee chromosome 5, C.illinoinensisPawnee_v1, whole genome shotgun sequence, one genomic window encodes:
- the LOC122310665 gene encoding glycine-rich protein 2-like: MGERLSGTVKWFNDQKGFGFITPDDGGEEVFVHQSSIRSEGFRSLGEGEAVEYQIESGNDGRTKAVDVTGPSEGPVQGSRGGGGGAGGGGRSGRGGGGGGYGGGGYGGGGGGYGGGGGYGSGRSGGRGGGGGGYGGGGYGGGYGGGGGGGSCYKCGESGHFARDCYQSGGGAGGGGGGGGGNCYNCGESGHFARECPNGAR; the protein is encoded by the coding sequence ATGGGCGAGAGGCTGAGCGGGACGGTGAAGTGGTTCAATGACCAGAAGGGGTTCGGGTTCATAACCCCGGACGATGGCGGGGAGGAGGTGTTCGTGCACCAGTCCTCGATCCGATCCGAGGGATTTCGGAGTCTGGGTGAAGGGGAGGCCGTGGAGTACCAGATCGAGTCGGGTAACGACGGCCGCACCAAGGCTGTTGATGTCACCGGCCCATCTGAGGGTCCTGTGCAGGGCAGCCGCGGAGGCGGGGGCGGAGCCGGAGGCGGCGGGAGAAGTGGACGTGGCGGAGGAGGCGGGGGATATGGTGGCGGTGGGTACGGTGGGGGAGGTGGTGGATACGGTGGGGGTGGGGGGTACGGTAGTGGGAGATCAGGTGGTAGaggcggcggcggcggcggtTATGGGGGTGGTGGTTATGGCGGTGGGTACGGTGGTGGAGGCGGCGGCGGGAGTTGCTACAAGTGTGGCGAAAGTGGGCACTTTGCGAGGGACTGTTATCAGAGTGGAGGTGGAGCAGGTGGAGGAGGTGGCGGTGGCGGTGGGAATTGCTACAACTGTGGCGAGTCTGGGCATTTCGCTAGGGAGTGTCCTAACGGTGCTCGTTGA